Proteins found in one Flavobacterium channae genomic segment:
- a CDS encoding FecCD family ABC transporter permease, whose amino-acid sequence MQFTKKQNFIFLLLLLALVFLFLVNISLGSVAIPIKEVVKGIFLQEMSKESWEIILWNFRFPKAFTAILVGVGLSMSGLLMQTLFRNPLAGPYVLGLSSGASLGVAFVILGSGVLPIFISTFFLSSYGLVLASSLGSFLVLMAVLIVSQKLKDTMAILIVGLMFGSFTSAIVSVLSYFTTAEKLQKFTFWSMGSISNLSWNEISLLTVFVAIGIGISFLVIKPLNALLLGEKYAQSIGINYKKTRFIIILATSILAGSITAFAGPIAFIGLAVPHMTKLVFQTSNHFILFWGTLLIGAIVMLLCDTIAQVPSNDITLPINAITSVIGAPIVIWLLVRKKRV is encoded by the coding sequence ATGCAGTTTACCAAAAAACAGAACTTTATTTTCTTGCTTTTGCTTTTAGCATTAGTCTTTCTGTTTTTAGTTAACATCAGTCTTGGCTCTGTTGCAATTCCTATTAAAGAAGTTGTAAAAGGGATTTTTTTACAAGAAATGAGCAAGGAGAGCTGGGAAATAATCTTGTGGAATTTTCGTTTTCCAAAAGCTTTTACAGCTATTTTAGTTGGTGTTGGACTTTCCATGAGTGGATTGCTAATGCAAACCTTATTTAGGAATCCTTTAGCAGGTCCTTATGTTTTAGGATTGAGTTCGGGTGCTAGTTTAGGAGTTGCTTTCGTGATTTTAGGCTCAGGTGTTTTACCAATTTTCATTTCAACATTCTTTTTATCAAGCTATGGATTAGTTTTAGCTTCAAGTTTAGGTAGCTTTTTGGTTTTAATGGCAGTATTAATTGTTTCTCAAAAACTAAAAGATACCATGGCAATCTTAATCGTTGGATTGATGTTTGGTAGTTTCACAAGTGCAATTGTTTCCGTTTTATCCTATTTTACAACAGCTGAAAAATTACAAAAATTTACTTTTTGGTCTATGGGAAGTATTTCAAATCTCTCATGGAATGAAATTTCACTTTTAACAGTCTTCGTTGCTATAGGAATCGGAATAAGCTTCTTGGTTATCAAACCATTAAATGCCTTATTATTAGGCGAAAAATATGCGCAAAGCATTGGAATTAACTATAAAAAAACACGTTTTATAATTATTTTAGCTACCAGTATTTTAGCCGGAAGTATAACTGCATTTGCTGGTCCAATTGCTTTTATTGGGTTAGCCGTTCCTCACATGACAAAGTTGGTTTTTCAAACTAGTAATCATTTCATTTTGTTTTGGGGAACACTTTTAATTGGGGCAATTGTTATGCTTTTATGCGATACCATTGCTCAGGTTCCAAGTAATGATATTACGTTACCTATAAATGCAATTACATCAGTAATAGGCGCTCCAATAGTAATTTGGTTATTAGTTAGAAAGAAAAGAGTTTAA
- a CDS encoding TonB-dependent receptor plug domain-containing protein, with protein MNKKFICLSVFSLATAFAYAQESDTLKVTNLKEVVVSDTKFSQSKEKSGKIIEVITAQDLEAKKGQNLANVLSQVAGVEINGNQSFGGKNLGYYIRGGRNRQVAIYIDGVPVTDASGINLEYDLRLIPVEQIERIEVMKGASSTLYGTGAATGVINITLKKSAKKEISGNAYINMGTQNTSETSKTSPQDFNQGIFVNGTVKKVSYATSLNSTETKGMSEAAGENFEEDTFSRVNVLQKIGFKANDKLSFEFFGNYDRIKNTFDNSFDGIIANSDDLNNNSMSEQFRIGFLPKYKYNKGEFAINAGASTIDRILNLSNSWSGTVDAYNYSGRSASIDAFNKYNFSKQVYLVLGAQYQYFDMTQKDAYTDVAREGAKFNLFDPYATVVFNSEFGLNINAGARFNTHSEYGNQLVYNFNPSYSFENLPLKVLASYSTAFITPSLYQLYGPYGNLDLTPEENATAELGLESQLLDKKLTINAVGFYREEEDTFGFYYNSATFESYYINVDGTFNAKGIEVSARYALSEKFNVGGNYTFTEVEQQLNRLIPKHKGNVDLNYKFKRGTFGINYQYVDKRSDAYYDSNIWATQAVNLAAYQLVNSNISYELLPNRLHIFGTVTNILNEDFQELIGYNTRGRNYKLGLNFMF; from the coding sequence ATGAACAAAAAGTTTATTTGTTTAAGTGTATTTTCACTTGCAACTGCTTTTGCGTATGCTCAAGAATCAGATACGTTAAAAGTAACCAATCTTAAAGAAGTAGTCGTTTCCGACACTAAGTTTTCACAAAGTAAAGAGAAGTCAGGAAAAATTATTGAAGTAATCACAGCACAAGACTTAGAAGCTAAAAAAGGACAAAATTTGGCCAATGTTTTAAGTCAGGTTGCTGGTGTTGAAATCAACGGTAACCAATCGTTTGGAGGTAAAAACTTAGGTTATTACATTCGCGGTGGTCGTAATCGTCAAGTTGCCATTTATATTGATGGTGTTCCGGTAACTGATGCTTCGGGTATTAATTTAGAATACGATTTACGTTTAATTCCGGTAGAGCAAATTGAAAGAATTGAAGTAATGAAAGGTGCTTCTAGTACTTTATATGGAACAGGAGCTGCCACTGGAGTTATTAATATCACGTTGAAAAAATCAGCTAAAAAAGAAATTTCGGGTAATGCTTACATCAATATGGGAACGCAAAATACCTCAGAAACTTCAAAAACTAGCCCACAAGATTTTAATCAAGGAATTTTTGTAAACGGAACTGTAAAAAAAGTGAGTTATGCGACTTCTTTAAATAGTACTGAAACTAAAGGAATGTCTGAAGCGGCAGGAGAAAATTTTGAAGAAGATACTTTTTCAAGAGTTAATGTATTGCAAAAAATAGGATTCAAAGCAAATGATAAATTAAGTTTTGAGTTTTTTGGAAATTACGATAGAATTAAAAATACTTTCGATAATTCTTTTGATGGTATTATTGCCAATTCTGACGATTTAAATAACAATAGTATGTCAGAACAATTTAGAATTGGATTTTTACCAAAATACAAATACAACAAAGGTGAATTTGCAATTAATGCTGGTGCTTCTACAATTGATAGAATTCTAAATCTTTCAAATTCTTGGTCAGGAACTGTAGATGCTTATAATTATTCAGGAAGAAGTGCTTCGATTGATGCTTTCAATAAATACAATTTCAGCAAACAAGTATATTTGGTTTTAGGTGCGCAATACCAATATTTTGATATGACACAAAAAGATGCTTACACTGATGTTGCAAGAGAAGGAGCGAAGTTTAACTTGTTTGATCCTTATGCAACAGTTGTTTTTAATTCTGAATTTGGTTTGAATATCAACGCAGGAGCTCGTTTTAATACACATAGTGAGTATGGTAATCAACTAGTTTATAATTTCAATCCAAGCTACTCTTTTGAGAATTTACCATTGAAAGTTTTAGCATCTTATAGTACAGCTTTCATTACACCAAGTTTATACCAATTATACGGACCTTATGGGAATTTAGACTTAACTCCTGAAGAAAATGCTACTGCAGAACTTGGTTTAGAATCGCAATTATTGGATAAAAAATTAACAATTAATGCAGTTGGTTTCTATCGTGAAGAAGAAGATACTTTCGGATTTTATTATAATTCAGCCACTTTTGAGTCATATTATATTAATGTAGATGGAACATTTAATGCTAAAGGTATTGAAGTAAGTGCACGTTATGCATTGTCAGAAAAGTTCAATGTTGGTGGAAATTATACTTTTACAGAAGTGGAACAACAATTGAATCGATTGATTCCAAAACACAAAGGAAATGTGGATTTGAATTACAAATTCAAAAGAGGAACATTCGGAATCAATTATCAATATGTAGATAAAAGAAGCGATGCCTATTACGATTCCAATATTTGGGCAACGCAAGCTGTTAATTTAGCCGCTTATCAGTTGGTTAATTCGAATATTTCATATGAATTATTGCCAAATCGTTTACATATTTTTGGAACTGTAACTAATATACTTAATGAAGATTTCCAAGAATTAATTGGATACAATACAAGAGGAAGAAATTATAAATTAGGTTTGAATTTCATGTTTTAA
- a CDS encoding phytoene/squalene synthase family protein, with protein sequence MKSIFDNVSFDCSVKVTKAYSTSFSSAVKMLAPSIRQDIYNIYGFVRFADEIVDTFHDYDKEALFSQFENELSLALTQKISLNPILNSFQHTVNKYNIPMELIDAFMHSMKLDLHKSVYTTVEEYNQYIYGSADVVGLMCLKVFVNGDDKKYDELKHSAMRLGSAFQKVNFLRDLKADYEDLSRTYFPNTDLSRLDEASKQQIINEIQADFDAGFEGIQKLPLEAKFGVYTAYIYYKKLLSKLKKTPSLEIKNTRIRVPDYEKVGLLAKCYLNYRLNIL encoded by the coding sequence ATGAAGTCCATTTTTGATAACGTTTCATTTGATTGTAGCGTAAAAGTTACGAAAGCGTACAGTACGTCATTTTCATCTGCTGTAAAAATGTTAGCACCGAGCATCCGTCAGGATATATACAATATCTATGGATTTGTTCGCTTTGCTGACGAAATTGTTGACACTTTTCATGATTACGATAAAGAAGCTTTGTTTTCACAGTTTGAAAATGAATTAAGTTTAGCGCTTACGCAAAAAATAAGTTTAAACCCTATTTTAAACTCGTTTCAGCATACTGTAAACAAGTATAACATTCCAATGGAATTAATAGATGCGTTTATGCACAGTATGAAGTTGGATTTACATAAATCAGTTTACACTACTGTGGAAGAATACAATCAGTACATTTATGGTTCGGCTGATGTTGTAGGATTAATGTGTTTAAAAGTCTTTGTTAATGGAGATGATAAAAAATACGATGAATTAAAGCACAGCGCAATGCGTTTGGGTTCGGCGTTTCAAAAAGTAAATTTCTTACGTGATTTAAAAGCCGATTATGAAGATTTGAGTAGAACGTATTTTCCAAATACTGATTTATCAAGATTGGATGAAGCTTCAAAACAACAAATTATAAACGAAATTCAAGCCGATTTTGATGCTGGTTTTGAAGGAATACAAAAATTGCCTTTAGAAGCTAAATTTGGTGTATATACAGCTTATATTTACTACAAGAAATTATTAAGCAAATTAAAGAAAACACCATCGCTTGAAATTAAAAACACGCGAATTAGAGTTCCCGATTACGAAAAAGTGGGATTACTTGCTAAATGTTATTTAAATTACCGTTTGAATATTTTATAA
- a CDS encoding DUF4252 domain-containing protein, producing MKNLVVVIAFLMASTVSFAQGAFDKFEDKEGVASVIVNKKMFEMMSKVKVDAKDKEMQQYMNLLKKLDNLKVFTTSNAKLGADMKATVNSYLKSNPLEELMRVNGDGKNVKIYVKSGANENIVKELLMFIEGANMKDASTIVLSLTGNFSLDEISVLTEKMSLPGGDDLKKASKK from the coding sequence ATGAAAAATTTAGTAGTAGTTATAGCATTTTTAATGGCATCAACAGTTTCTTTTGCACAAGGCGCTTTTGATAAATTTGAAGATAAAGAAGGTGTAGCATCTGTTATTGTGAATAAGAAGATGTTTGAAATGATGAGTAAAGTTAAAGTGGATGCAAAAGATAAAGAAATGCAACAATACATGAACTTACTTAAAAAATTAGATAACTTAAAAGTGTTTACAACGAGTAATGCAAAATTAGGTGCCGATATGAAAGCGACTGTAAATAGTTACTTAAAATCAAATCCTTTAGAAGAATTGATGCGTGTGAATGGCGATGGTAAAAATGTGAAAATTTATGTAAAATCAGGTGCTAACGAAAACATTGTAAAAGAACTTTTAATGTTTATTGAAGGAGCTAATATGAAAGATGCTAGTACAATTGTTTTATCATTAACAGGAAACTTTAGTTTAGATGAGATTTCAGTTTTAACTGAAAAAATGAGTCTTCCTGGTGGTGATGATTTGAAAAAAGCTTCAAAAAAATAA
- a CDS encoding RNA polymerase sigma factor translates to MNQNEFVQIITPFKDKLFRLAKRMLVSTEEAEDATQEVLVRLWNKNSALEQYNSVEALAMTMTKNYCLDQLKSKRATNLQIVHNNYQDKQASVETQIEHQNTLQWAEKLMNDLPEQQRLILQLREIEEYEFSEIAQVLEMNETAVRVALSRARKTLREQIEKTHNYGTQVS, encoded by the coding sequence ATGAACCAAAACGAGTTTGTACAAATAATTACTCCTTTTAAGGATAAGTTATTTCGTTTAGCGAAACGAATGCTCGTTAGTACCGAAGAAGCAGAAGATGCGACTCAGGAAGTGTTGGTAAGATTGTGGAATAAAAATAGTGCTTTAGAACAGTACAATAGTGTAGAAGCTTTAGCGATGACGATGACCAAGAATTATTGTTTGGATCAACTGAAAAGCAAAAGAGCAACGAATTTGCAAATTGTGCATAATAATTATCAAGACAAGCAAGCGAGTGTTGAAACACAAATAGAGCATCAAAATACGTTGCAATGGGCCGAAAAGTTAATGAATGATTTACCCGAACAACAAAGATTGATATTACAACTTAGAGAAATTGAAGAATACGAATTTTCGGAAATTGCTCAAGTATTAGAAATGAATGAAACAGCGGTTCGAGTAGCTTTATCAAGAGCACGAAAAACCTTAAGAGAACAAATAGAAAAAACACATAATTATGGAACTCAAGTTAGTTGA
- a CDS encoding ABC transporter ATP-binding protein: protein MSKQENIIQTKNLSIGYTTKSETITISENINLSLEKGKLIALIGENGIGKSTLLKTLTGLIPPLKGEVTLLNKSIQNFKPLDLAQELSIVLTEKLPPSNLTVYEIIALGRQPYTNWLGTLSNEDKIKIDEAIALTEIQHLIHKKHDEISDGQLQIALIARALAQDTSIIILDEPTTHLDLVHKATLLKLLLKLTHETGKTILYSTHDIDLAIQMTDKMIVFTPTQIVIDQPCNLIQTGIFNTLFDTEHLLFDATIGKFKIK from the coding sequence ATGAGTAAGCAAGAAAACATCATACAAACTAAAAATCTTTCGATTGGCTATACAACCAAAAGCGAAACCATTACTATTTCAGAAAACATAAATTTAAGTTTAGAAAAAGGGAAATTAATTGCTTTAATTGGTGAAAACGGAATAGGAAAATCTACTTTATTAAAAACACTTACTGGATTAATTCCACCACTAAAAGGTGAAGTTACATTACTCAATAAATCGATTCAAAATTTCAAACCGCTTGATTTAGCACAAGAATTAAGCATTGTTTTAACCGAAAAATTACCTCCAAGTAATTTAACTGTTTACGAAATCATTGCATTAGGAAGACAACCATACACCAATTGGTTAGGAACATTATCAAATGAAGATAAAATTAAAATTGATGAAGCTATAGCTTTAACTGAAATTCAACATTTGATTCATAAAAAACATGATGAAATTAGCGATGGTCAGTTGCAAATTGCTTTGATTGCTCGTGCTTTAGCACAAGACACTTCGATTATTATTTTAGACGAACCAACTACACATTTAGATTTGGTTCATAAAGCTACATTGTTGAAATTATTGCTAAAATTAACTCATGAAACGGGTAAAACTATTCTTTATTCTACTCATGATATTGATTTAGCAATTCAAATGACAGACAAAATGATCGTTTTTACTCCTACTCAAATTGTTATTGACCAACCGTGTAATTTAATTCAAACAGGAATTTTTAATACGTTATTTGATACAGAACATTTATTGTTTGATGCAACAATAGGTAAATTTAAAATCAAATAA
- a CDS encoding DUF4252 domain-containing protein, protein MKKLVLLAFSVLFLISCEDKPTLQKYFVKNTESSNFLAVDLASNVLKTDKLILSDTEKEALNSFEKMNILAFKSDSTNTLGYDKEIKEVKAILKNESYQQLMKAGSGNDGAAIYFVGQDDEHIDEFVVLAGKKEAGFAVIRVLGNDMNPTHILNMVSLLQKSQVDMEQLKPLQQFMKQ, encoded by the coding sequence ATGAAAAAATTAGTTCTACTTGCTTTTAGTGTACTTTTTCTGATAAGTTGTGAAGATAAGCCAACATTGCAAAAATACTTTGTAAAGAATACGGAATCATCAAATTTTTTAGCAGTTGATTTGGCTTCTAATGTTCTTAAAACAGATAAGTTAATATTGTCAGATACTGAAAAAGAAGCATTAAACTCGTTTGAGAAAATGAATATTTTGGCTTTCAAAAGTGACTCTACAAATACTTTAGGTTATGATAAAGAGATTAAAGAAGTGAAAGCTATCTTAAAAAACGAAAGCTATCAGCAGTTAATGAAAGCGGGTTCGGGAAATGATGGTGCTGCAATCTATTTTGTTGGTCAAGATGATGAACACATTGATGAGTTTGTTGTTTTAGCTGGTAAAAAAGAAGCAGGGTTTGCTGTTATTCGAGTTTTAGGAAACGACATGAATCCAACACATATTTTAAATATGGTGAGTTTGCTTCAAAAATCTCAAGTTGATATGGAGCAACTAAAACCTCTCCAACAATTTATGAAACAATAA
- a CDS encoding sterol desaturase family protein produces MWIHILVFFTTFCFMEFMAWFSHKYIMHGFLWSLHADHHKKDHDSWFERNDAFFIFYALVSIGCFLLWKYNILEIGLAIGLGIFAYGLAYFLVHDIFIHQRFKMFRNANNRYARAVRRAHKMHHKHIGKEDGECFGMLIVPFKYFKN; encoded by the coding sequence ATGTGGATACATATTTTAGTCTTTTTTACAACCTTTTGCTTTATGGAATTTATGGCCTGGTTCAGTCACAAATACATAATGCATGGTTTTTTGTGGAGTTTACATGCCGATCATCATAAAAAGGACCATGATTCATGGTTTGAACGAAATGATGCTTTCTTTATCTTTTATGCTTTAGTAAGTATTGGATGCTTTTTACTTTGGAAATACAATATACTTGAAATTGGTTTGGCAATAGGCTTAGGTATATTTGCCTACGGATTGGCTTATTTCTTAGTTCATGATATTTTTATTCATCAACGATTTAAAATGTTTAGAAATGCCAACAATCGTTATGCTAGAGCTGTTAGGAGAGCACATAAAATGCATCACAAACACATTGGCAAAGAAGATGGTGAATGTTTCGGAATGCTAATAGTTCCTTTCAAATACTTTAAAAACTAA
- a CDS encoding MerR family transcriptional regulator: MNNVKNVFSIKDLENLSGIKAHTIRIWEKRYNILEPMRSDTNIRSYDIKNLQKLLNIVLIHNYGYKISKISNLNQEQINQLANDIISEKSAKNHAISTFKMAMMNFDQSLFFKTYNQLLSEKSFREVFYTVFIPLMEEIGFLWQTDTISPAHEHFISYLIKQKLLINTEKVQILEPTRTDKVFVLFLPLNEVHELGLMYLNYEILLKGYQTIYLGESIPTESLLDLKNSFEKITFVSYLTVEPNLEEIDNYIVDIQEQLLKNTKHELLLLGRMTQYISSKTPLNNVYRYSSIEELSNTL; the protein is encoded by the coding sequence ATGAACAATGTAAAGAATGTTTTTAGCATTAAAGATTTAGAAAATCTATCTGGAATAAAAGCACATACAATTCGTATTTGGGAAAAACGCTATAATATTTTAGAACCCATGCGTTCTGACACCAACATTCGTTCTTATGATATTAAAAATCTACAAAAGCTTTTAAATATTGTATTAATACATAATTATGGATACAAAATATCGAAAATAAGCAATCTTAATCAAGAACAAATTAATCAATTAGCCAATGATATAATTTCTGAAAAAAGTGCTAAAAATCATGCCATAAGTACTTTTAAAATGGCCATGATGAACTTTGATCAATCTTTATTTTTTAAAACCTATAACCAACTTTTAAGTGAAAAATCTTTTCGCGAAGTTTTCTATACTGTTTTTATTCCATTAATGGAAGAAATTGGTTTTTTGTGGCAAACCGATACTATATCACCGGCGCACGAACATTTCATAAGTTACTTAATTAAGCAAAAACTTTTAATCAACACGGAAAAAGTTCAAATTCTAGAACCAACAAGAACTGATAAAGTTTTCGTTTTATTTCTTCCTTTAAACGAGGTTCATGAATTAGGATTAATGTATTTAAATTATGAAATTTTATTAAAAGGGTATCAAACTATTTATTTAGGAGAAAGTATTCCAACTGAAAGTTTATTAGATTTAAAAAACTCTTTTGAAAAGATAACTTTTGTAAGTTATTTAACGGTTGAGCCAAATCTGGAAGAAATTGACAACTATATAGTTGATATCCAAGAGCAATTGCTTAAAAATACCAAACATGAATTATTATTACTTGGTAGAATGACCCAATATATTTCATCCAAAACCCCTCTCAACAACGTATATAGATATAGTAGTATAGAAGAACTATCGAATACTTTATAA
- a CDS encoding ABC transporter substrate-binding protein, with protein sequence MRHYFFLVILFLGFIQCKESENTDYLKNSANNSIIYAEGFSIQKYDGFSVMKVSNAYPESKENYTYVLRKKGAQIPDSLQQFTAIEIPIKKIIVTSTTHIPALESLGVEKTLIGFPTTNYISSEKTRTLIDAGKIRDLGSNQGLNTEVILDIQPDVIVGFSVDGDLKTYKNLEKNGQKIIFNGDWTEKTPLGKAEWIKFFGALYNLDEKANEIFNSIEKEYKLAATLAKNAKTQPSIFAGAIYEDQWFLPQGDSWAAYFLKEANGNYLWKDSKGTGSLSLSFESVLDKASDADFWIGPGQFTSIQEILDNNPNYIHFKAVKNKNVYSFSTKKGKTGGVIYYELAQNRPDLVLKDIVKILHPEVLPDYELYFFEKLK encoded by the coding sequence ATGCGCCATTATTTCTTTTTAGTAATTCTTTTTCTAGGTTTCATTCAATGTAAAGAATCTGAAAACACTGACTATCTAAAAAATTCTGCCAATAATAGCATTATCTATGCGGAAGGATTTTCAATTCAAAAATATGATGGTTTTTCTGTTATGAAAGTTTCAAATGCCTATCCAGAATCTAAAGAAAACTACACTTATGTGTTACGCAAAAAAGGGGCTCAAATTCCAGATAGCTTACAACAATTTACTGCAATTGAAATACCAATTAAAAAGATAATAGTAACTTCTACAACTCATATTCCAGCATTAGAATCTTTAGGTGTAGAAAAAACTTTAATAGGATTTCCAACCACAAATTATATTTCATCTGAAAAAACGAGAACTTTAATTGATGCAGGAAAAATTAGAGATTTAGGAAGCAATCAAGGTTTAAACACAGAAGTGATTTTAGACATCCAACCAGATGTTATAGTAGGCTTTAGTGTGGATGGCGACTTAAAAACATACAAAAATTTAGAAAAAAACGGTCAGAAAATCATTTTTAATGGCGATTGGACCGAAAAAACACCTCTTGGAAAAGCTGAATGGATTAAATTCTTTGGTGCTTTGTATAATTTAGATGAAAAAGCAAATGAGATTTTCAATTCGATTGAAAAAGAATACAAATTAGCCGCTACATTGGCTAAAAATGCTAAAACACAACCCTCTATTTTTGCTGGTGCTATTTACGAAGATCAGTGGTTTTTACCACAAGGTGATAGTTGGGCTGCATATTTCCTAAAAGAAGCCAATGGCAATTATTTATGGAAAGATTCAAAAGGTACTGGAAGTTTGTCCTTATCTTTTGAAAGTGTTTTAGACAAAGCTAGTGATGCTGATTTTTGGATAGGTCCTGGTCAATTTACATCTATACAAGAAATTTTGGATAACAACCCAAATTACATTCATTTCAAAGCGGTAAAAAACAAAAATGTGTATTCGTTTAGCACTAAAAAAGGAAAAACCGGCGGTGTTATTTATTATGAATTGGCTCAAAACCGACCTGATTTAGTTTTAAAAGATATTGTAAAAATTTTACATCCTGAAGTTTTACCTGATTACGAATTGTACTTTTTTGAAAAGTTGAAATAA
- a CDS encoding phytoene desaturase family protein, with product MDKKIAIIGSGFSSLSAACYLAKEGNEVTIYEKNNTIGGRARQLKKEGFTFDIGPTWYWMPDVFERFFSDFGKKPSDYYELIKLSPAYQVYFGHLDFITIADNLPEIVKTFESIEKGSGKQLEQFMAEAKSNYDIAIKDLVYRPGESPLELITLETAKKVNQFFSNIKKDVRKRFKNIKLVQILEFPVLFLGAKPSDTPSFYNFMNFADFGLGTWHPKNGMYSVILAMEALAKELGVKIETNANVQKIDITNGKATGLLVNNQIITTDIVLSGADYHHSETLLDKNYRQYSEKYWSTKTFAPSSLLFYVGFDKKIENVEHHSLFFDVDFDIHAEAIYDNPKWPEEPLFYASFPSKTDENSAPEGKEAGIFLIPLAPGLEDTNELRELYFEKIITRLEQLTNQKVKNNIIFKESFCVNDFVKEYNSYKGNAYGMANTLLQTAFLRPKLKSKKIQNLYFTGQLTVLGPGVPPSLISGKLVADLIKKYQ from the coding sequence GTGGATAAAAAAATTGCCATAATCGGTTCTGGATTTTCATCTCTTTCTGCTGCATGCTATTTGGCAAAAGAAGGAAATGAGGTAACAATCTATGAAAAAAACAATACCATTGGTGGAAGAGCTCGTCAATTAAAAAAAGAAGGGTTTACTTTCGACATAGGACCAACATGGTATTGGATGCCAGATGTATTTGAACGTTTTTTCTCTGACTTTGGTAAAAAACCTTCTGACTATTATGAGTTAATTAAGTTATCTCCGGCTTATCAAGTTTATTTTGGTCATTTAGATTTTATAACAATTGCAGATAATCTGCCTGAAATTGTAAAAACTTTCGAATCTATCGAGAAAGGAAGCGGAAAACAATTAGAGCAATTTATGGCTGAAGCAAAAAGTAATTATGATATCGCAATTAAAGATTTAGTATATCGTCCAGGTGAATCTCCTTTGGAATTGATTACTTTAGAAACAGCCAAAAAAGTGAATCAATTTTTCAGTAACATTAAAAAAGATGTTCGAAAACGATTCAAAAACATAAAACTAGTTCAAATTTTAGAATTTCCAGTTTTATTTTTAGGAGCAAAACCAAGCGACACACCTTCGTTTTATAATTTTATGAACTTTGCCGATTTTGGTTTAGGAACTTGGCATCCAAAAAACGGAATGTATTCTGTAATATTAGCAATGGAAGCTTTAGCAAAAGAATTAGGCGTTAAAATTGAAACAAATGCAAATGTTCAAAAAATTGACATTACTAATGGCAAGGCAACGGGTTTGTTGGTAAACAATCAAATAATCACTACCGATATAGTTTTGAGTGGCGCTGATTATCATCATTCAGAAACTCTGCTGGATAAAAATTACCGTCAATATTCTGAAAAATACTGGTCAACAAAAACATTTGCTCCTTCTTCACTCCTATTTTATGTGGGATTTGACAAGAAAATTGAAAACGTAGAACATCACTCTTTATTTTTCGATGTAGATTTTGATATTCACGCCGAAGCCATTTACGATAATCCAAAATGGCCTGAAGAACCTTTATTTTACGCGAGTTTTCCATCAAAAACCGATGAAAATTCTGCACCAGAAGGAAAAGAAGCTGGAATCTTTTTAATTCCATTAGCGCCTGGATTAGAAGATACAAATGAATTGAGAGAATTGTATTTTGAAAAAATTATTACGCGCCTTGAGCAATTAACTAACCAAAAAGTAAAAAATAATATTATCTTTAAAGAATCGTTTTGTGTAAATGATTTTGTTAAAGAATATAATTCGTACAAAGGGAATGCGTATGGTATGGCGAATACCTTATTGCAGACTGCTTTTTTAAGACCTAAATTGAAAAGTAAAAAAATACAAAACTTGTATTTTACTGGACAGTTAACCGTACTAGGACCAGGAGTGCCTCCGTCCTTAATTTCAGGAAAATTAGTTGCCGATTTAATAAAAAAGTATCAATAG